The Lasioglossum baleicum chromosome 7, iyLasBale1, whole genome shotgun sequence genomic sequence GTACTGACCCGGCCGGTTCGGTTACTTACGACCGGGGCATCTTCGATCGAGCGAGTTTATTTACCGTGGTTAACGCACGAGACGTCCGCGCAAATAGGACGCGTTATCCTGGAGATAATAGTCCACCGTTTCTATTCCGAGGACATTTCAACTGCAGACAGTCGAAGCTGAAACGCTGAGAAAGTAGATCGTCCTGACGATACCTCTCGGCGACTACAATCGCGAACGAACAGGACGAATGATCTTTGATATCTTTTATGGCTGGAGCAAGTCGAATGCGATTTTGAATAAAAGTATTTCGAGAAGGAACTGTTGTGCTACTTTCCATGATTTTCCCTTTCCCAGATTTTCCCTTTCCCAATCCTCGCTCTTCTGGATCAATAAAACGAGTTGCTTGATGGACTTCTTCGGTAATCTATGAACCTTCTTTCCCAATTTTATGACGTTAAAATACTGGACttctaaaaagaattactttatctGTATCATTCTCATCGACACAGAGTGCATAGTTTCTCAGTAGGTACCTACGTATTTTTATGTCGcaagtatatattataattgataattatcCCGGTATGCGAATGTTGAATTTTAGGTGTTTCTCGCTTTACGGATAATTTCGAGTATCTAGGAGAAGACAACATAGAATGGAATGAAAGTCAATATTGTTACAAACAACATTGAGGAAGAGTATATTTTAACGAGAAAGTGTGTCAGACATGTGTTGCGTTATATTTACATTTGCGGCAATTTAATTAGTCAACCCCGTTTAACCCGCTTTTGGGAAGTTCAAGAATTTAAGGGAAATAGAGACtattattacatttaatttagATGGAACAGAGATGGTAATACAATCTAACTCATTGAATATACATCAAATGATAGAAAGAGGTGAATTTAACCATCGGAAGACGAACCATTTTAAGGGCAACCACACCGGCTGCAAGTCATTAGCGGCAGTCgtgctaaaaataaaaattttttaaaaataaaaaaatataaaaatttgtttattcacTCACTACTTGTTGGGAGGATGAGAAGCTGCGTTAGAGTCCtgaaatcaaaaaataaaacaaaagatattaaaattgattcgtAAAATTCCATTGGGATATGAAAAGATTTTGATTTAAATACTATTTATatgattttcaaaataaaaagtgtagGCTGtactaatttttcattaatacttTGAAAGGAAATGTTCAATAGTGAAATTAATTGTGAAGATATCTTGATACTTACATTCTCTCCCCCTTGAAGAAAGCACGACACGTTGCTCTCGATCTCTTCGTCTTTGATCATCAAGGCAGGCAGCATTAGGCATCCAGATATAAACAAGATCAAAATATGTTATACCCTTACTCGAATTCTATGGAACGACACGAATTCAGATACGAATGATCGTCGTATCACAAGAATAAAcccgaattaatagaaaattaatcATTCAAATTGATTATTTCTTAAGTTTTCATTAATGATACGTAGAAAGATGTTCAATAACATAGTATAATTGGAACGGTAATTGGGGTAAGTACTcgcgccaccgacgagatactattatctGGTCGGTGCTCGCGCTCACGTCCTCTCCTGCTTGAAGAAAGCACGACATGAAGTTGCGTCTTGATTCGATTCTCGAATGGTATTGTCAAGTAGTATAtctgaattaataataaataaataattccatttaaacagaaaattgaaattatttttaaggGAAAATAAATAACCTTGATTTCTCAACAATTGATCGTCACGACACAAGAGTAAATTATCGCGAGAATGTACTAAATTTTAGCTCAATCCGATTTGACCGACTCTCGGAAATTTACAGAATTAAACTagagattcacattatcgacatCTTGACAATATAGGAATCTATATTATTAACATCCGCCACATTTTATCTGCCTGATTGAAATGCGAATTgaaatttaaacattttatcAGAATCATCAATTAAAACATATCTTCCATGtaacatgtattttataatagtaaaattatattttgaacaaataattttaCGATTAACGTTATCGTATCGAATTGACAATGATTGGTTGCTATTCCTAAAATCCAAGCTGCAGATTTTTTGAATGCGTTTCAGAATTCCGAACTTGCCGATAATTAAAACGGAATAAAAGTTGGCAAATTTTCAGTTCAAGTGAAAACACAAATCGTACGATTCACATTTATTATTTTCGTCAATTTCTTAATCGTAAACTATATCTAATCTAACATCGTATCGCCTTCGGTTACAGGTACTGGTTCGTAATTACTGTTGTAAAAAGTATTATCGTTGCAATTGAATTTCCATAAAAAAAATCCATATGTTGACATGTCTAGTGTGTGTACATTCGATCAAAACATTATAGTGAATCATTCATATAATTCTTCGAAGAGAATCTCGATAAACCTAACCTATATCGAATTTGTTTGTATTTAGTTCGACTGTTCTCTAATTGTTTCCAAACAATTACGGTAATTGTTTCGTGAAGTTTAATCGATTGTTCTCTTTATTTTATAAGATATAGTAAACGGTGTAATGGGAGAAAGTCACTGGAAGGATTGGAGGCCTTTTGTTTACGGAGGGTTAGCTTCGATCATTGCCGAACTAGGTAAGAACAATTAATTTCGCGTACAATgcaattattatacaatatcttctcgattatcattttgataagaTTATCTCTTGGCAGGTACTTTTCCCTTAGACACAACAAAGACTCGTCTGCAAGTTCAAGGTCAGAAACTAGATAAGAAATACGCCCATTTAAAGTATTCTGGTATGACCGATGCTCTTGTGCAGATATCAAAGCAAGAAGGATTCAGAGCTTTGTATTCTGGGTTGGTATGATTTCCCAATGATTATGCATTAACACATTTCCAACTGGTGGTTCACGAACCATCGGAATATCTTATCAGTCTCGAATGTGTTAACTCTCTAATAATTGTATAttatcaataatatattttattgtgcAGAATCAGCTCAGCTATTTTAAGACAAGCCACTTATGGAACCATAAAATTTGGCACCTATTACTCGTTAAAGCAAACAGCCATGGATAAATGGAAGACGGATGACTCGGttgttataaatattgtatGCGCTGCGCTAGCAGGAGCCATATCAAGCGCGATAGCTAATCCTACCGATGTAGTCAAAGTCCGTATGCAAGTAACAGGTTCCGACTCAAATTTGTCTTTGTTTGGTTGTTTCCAAGATGTTTATCGGTACGAAGGTGTACGTGGTTTGTGGAGGGTATGTCAGATACTTATATTTAAATGTGCactgaataaatattttctattgtCTATGTACCAATACCtttttgtacagggtgtagGACCCACTGCACAAAGGGCAGCTGTTATCGCTGCTGTAGAATTGCCAATATACGACTATACTAAACATAAACTTATAACTTTTCTGGAAGACAGTGTGGCTAATCATTTCCTGTAAGTAAATCgtactatatatatacatacatatatattgtatatgcatatatatgtgGTAATgtaaatactaatttattaattacactCGAGAGTACACATAAATTTTATTCACACGGAAGTTCATGTTAcagtttaatgaaattttaatatcgattaaCCCTTATCCGGGTTGTTTGCGTCTTATTCAATTTTACTATTCTACTAACAATcttttatatacataatatcgTTAATATATAAATCAATCGTTTGTTTATAGTTTTGTTACAGTATATGCGATGTCATGTGAGTATATTTAATGACATTAAACTACGTATTATTTTGCAATGTTTCTCAATAACAATGTATTGTCTATCTTGTTTGTTGTATAATTGTTGACCGATTTTTCCCCGAAGAAAGACTGCGGTAACATTCTACGAAAAGAAAGATTTAGGCCCAGGAATAGTATCCTAACTTCGTTAAGcgctgtgttggtgctataatCGTTTCGGAAGGAAGTAATATTTTTCTAAaggtgaaaaattttatttccaggTTCT encodes the following:
- the Bmcp gene encoding uncoupling protein Bmcp mitochondrial; protein product: MGESHWKDWRPFVYGGLASIIAELGTFPLDTTKTRLQVQGQKLDKKYAHLKYSGMTDALVQISKQEGFRALYSGISSAILRQATYGTIKFGTYYSLKQTAMDKWKTDDSVVINIVCAALAGAISSAIANPTDVVKVRMQVTGSDSNLSLFGCFQDVYRYEGVRGLWRGVGPTAQRAAVIAAVELPIYDYTKHKLITFLEDSVANHFLSSFIASMGSAIASTPIDVVRTRLMNQRRIRSTIGVLPPHIYSGSIDCFVQTFKNEGFLALYKGFVPTWFRMGPWNIIFFITYEQLKHLDHSRLSLDR